The bacterium genome has a window encoding:
- a CDS encoding FAD-dependent oxidoreductase, whose product MGLENGRADRGSASQAGRGQGGRCRCGRRCQGSQRMHTRGNQVLEGMFISTQEPHRTIRSHITDSGESYLLVGGESHKTGQGGDTREHYRRIEQYAKEHFMIESIEYRWSTQDNMPADRVPFIGLFTLASRRLYVATGFGGWGMTLGTVSGMILSDMVLKRPNPWLSLFDPNRFTSLTSAKKFIIENLNVARELTAGHLIPPARRSFEDLARGEGALIQAGEAKVAAYKDDQGRIHALSPNCTYPGCVVSWNSAEKSWDCPCHGSRFDYHGKVIHAPAIKDLVKKK is encoded by the coding sequence TTGGGGCTGGAAAATGGCCGGGCTGACCGCGGCAGTGCTTCTCAAGCAGGCCGGGGCCAGGGTGGCCGTTGTCGATGCGGACGGCGTTGCCAGGGGAGTCAGCGGATGCACACCAGAGGCAATCAGGTGCTGGAAGGAATGTTCATCAGCACGCAGGAGCCGCACCGCACCATTCGCTCTCACATCACGGATTCAGGCGAGAGTTACCTTCTGGTGGGTGGTGAAAGCCACAAGACCGGACAGGGAGGGGATACCAGGGAGCATTATCGGCGGATCGAGCAGTATGCAAAAGAACACTTTATGATCGAGTCCATTGAGTACCGATGGTCCACGCAGGACAATATGCCAGCAGACCGCGTACCCTTTATCGGGCTGTTTACCTTGGCTTCCAGACGGCTGTATGTGGCCACAGGCTTTGGCGGCTGGGGAATGACGCTTGGCACGGTATCGGGCATGATCCTCTCCGATATGGTCCTAAAACGCCCCAATCCCTGGTTATCGCTCTTCGATCCCAACCGTTTTACTTCCCTGACTTCGGCCAAAAAGTTCATCATCGAGAATCTCAACGTGGCCAGGGAGCTCACCGCAGGGCACCTGATCCCTCCAGCCAGGCGGTCCTTTGAGGATCTTGCCAGAGGAGAGGGTGCACTTATCCAGGCGGGTGAAGCGAAGGTGGCTGCATACAAAGACGATCAGGGCAGGATCCATGCACTTTCACCAAACTGCACTTATCCGGGCTGCGTGGTGAGCTGGAACAGTGCAGAGAAGAGCTGGGATTGTCCCTGCCACGGATCCCGCTTCGATTATCACGGCAAGGTCATTCATGCGCCAGCCATCAAGGATCTGGTGAAAAAGAAATAA
- a CDS encoding FN3 associated domain-containing protein, giving the protein MQRSKEDKIMKNFPVFLFGSLLCLFSLVLVMADASGQQCLEEDSGAVDIEGTQGTIGQEIQIPVRIQSAPDAVTSFGFEIIYDPNVLEYSNFERGDLTAHFDMFDVNHDPDNLGRLTVGGFCSSSQCGILQEANGCLVWLTFTVQGGQEDKYYPLHVEKLKDHIANFSSSGGCFSLLPDNNNPEDKVAVPVISPGTTVFTDSIEVTITCATPEVTIRYTADGSDPTENSLVYSGPIILTDSTTIKAQGFKSDWTQSGIVSKTYTKQNEEPSHPESSKGDDINAGTGKNTPREYTGSCFLTSISHY; this is encoded by the coding sequence ATGCAAAGATCAAAGGAAGATAAGATTATGAAAAATTTTCCTGTTTTCCTCTTCGGCAGCTTATTGTGTTTATTTTCTTTGGTTCTTGTAATGGCTGATGCCTCTGGACAACAATGCCTGGAAGAAGATTCAGGAGCAGTGGATATTGAAGGGACGCAAGGCACCATAGGCCAGGAGATTCAGATTCCGGTAAGAATCCAGTCTGCACCGGATGCAGTTACTTCCTTTGGATTTGAAATCATCTATGATCCAAACGTCTTGGAATATTCGAATTTTGAACGCGGAGATTTAACAGCCCATTTCGATATGTTTGATGTTAATCACGATCCTGATAATCTTGGCAGGCTGACGGTTGGAGGATTTTGCTCTTCTTCCCAATGCGGGATTTTGCAGGAAGCAAACGGCTGCCTGGTTTGGTTAACATTCACTGTACAGGGCGGGCAGGAAGATAAATATTACCCTCTGCACGTGGAAAAATTAAAGGACCATATAGCCAATTTCTCTTCATCCGGAGGATGTTTCTCTTTACTCCCTGACAATAATAACCCGGAAGACAAGGTAGCTGTCCCTGTTATATCTCCTGGAACCACCGTTTTTACTGATTCGATCGAGGTTACGATTACGTGTGCTACCCCTGAAGTTACTATCCGGTATACTGCCGATGGCAGTGATCCAACCGAAAATTCATTGGTCTATTCCGGCCCGATAATCTTAACTGACAGTACTACTATTAAGGCTCAGGGATTTAAGAGTGATTGGACCCAGAGTGGTATCGTCAGCAAAACCTACACAAAACAAAACGAAGAACCATCACACCCAGAAAGCAGTAAAGGTGATGACATCAATGCTGGCACAGGGAAAAATACTCCAAGAGAATATACCGGAAGCTGCTTTTTGACCTCCATAAGTCATTATTAA